A part of Leptospira neocaledonica genomic DNA contains:
- a CDS encoding DUF192 domain-containing protein: MKTFRFFILSILFCLPMAGWGEYNSPLYLEKTTIYIGDHPLLVEVANTDESRQRGLMFRKKLGENEGMIFIFPNEEYLSFWMKNTLIPLSIGYFSKDKMLVDVYEMAPNQTQVLYHSTRKVLYAVEANPRWFAKRGLGKNSVLKIENRFIGK, from the coding sequence ATGAAAACTTTCAGATTTTTCATACTTTCTATTCTGTTCTGTCTTCCGATGGCGGGTTGGGGAGAATACAATTCTCCTCTGTATTTAGAAAAAACAACCATCTATATAGGTGATCATCCTCTTCTTGTAGAAGTGGCAAATACTGATGAATCTAGGCAGAGAGGATTGATGTTTCGCAAAAAGTTAGGAGAGAATGAAGGAATGATCTTCATTTTTCCCAATGAGGAATACCTATCTTTTTGGATGAAGAATACTTTAATTCCTTTAAGCATCGGCTATTTTTCGAAAGATAAGATGTTAGTTGATGTTTATGAGATGGCTCCGAACCAAACGCAAGTTTTGTATCATTCTACTCGAAAGGTACTGTATGCAGTCGAAGCAAATCCCCGTTGGTTTGCGAAACGTGGACTTGGAAAAAATTCTGTTTTAAAGATTGAGAATAGATTTATTGGAAAATGA
- a CDS encoding RNA polymerase sigma factor has protein sequence MIETDNPHRKQTVREKEIQLLKRIKEGDDKAYIELTGPYRERLYRKAVSMVKDGDDAEDIVQDALISGYRSIRNFRAESGVYTWLYRIVVNKSKDLLAKRKRARENSMDDSEFQVTDDRISFEKKVELSDESNYLINKINELEDIYKEVIELRYFEEMSYSQIAEILGTNIGTVKSRLFKAKEFLKHLIMKDGKSEGFFR, from the coding sequence ATGATCGAAACCGATAATCCTCATCGCAAACAAACCGTACGAGAAAAAGAAATCCAGCTTCTAAAACGGATCAAAGAAGGGGATGACAAGGCATATATAGAGCTTACCGGCCCTTATAGGGAGAGATTATACAGAAAAGCTGTCTCTATGGTAAAAGATGGGGATGACGCAGAGGATATCGTCCAAGATGCCCTGATCTCAGGATACCGCTCTATACGCAATTTTAGGGCAGAATCCGGGGTTTATACCTGGCTATACCGTATCGTGGTCAATAAATCCAAGGACCTTCTGGCTAAAAGAAAGAGGGCCAGGGAAAATTCCATGGACGATTCGGAGTTCCAGGTCACTGACGATCGTATCAGCTTCGAAAAAAAAGTAGAACTTTCCGACGAGAGTAACTATCTAATCAACAAAATCAACGAACTCGAGGATATATACAAAGAAGTCATCGAGCTCCGGTATTTCGAGGAAATGTCCTATTCACAAATAGCAGAGATCCTCGGAACTAATATCGGAACAGTCAAAAGCCGGCTCTTTAAGGCAAAGGAATTTTTGAAACATCTGATTATGAAAGATGGAAAGAGCGAAGGCTTTTTTAGGTAG
- a CDS encoding MBOAT family O-acyltransferase: MIFPTLEFFLFFAFVFVTHWYILPALIPEPKLRKSLIHIFLLIMSYIFYMSWNWKFGGLILLSTVIDFFLADQIFESKNQGFRKKMIVISLVLNLVFILGFFKYYGFLSENLNALLHTLGFQSLFPVLKIVLPVGISFYTFQSLSYTIDVYRGAIPSEKNFIRFALFVSFFPQLVAGPIVTAKSFLPQLQTEKKIEDIPFRKAIRYFLMGYFKKVVLSDNISPIADLIFKNPDAYSTEALWLGAFLFWVQVYCDFSGYTDMAYSAALLLGYELPENFRMPYISQSVTEHWRRWHITLSTWLRDYVYISLGGNRVGLFRHRFNVWFTMFVGGIWHGANWTFLIWGSIQGGFLLIESVLKEWKAKWFPSFTISDSWDKWLTPVRVLYASTVAVTFGVIFRSANIESALKMIHGMYVYQSGELRPYMLKQGIPAILCVIIGHYIGWLLYEKGKEIKIPAWLEFSLYPLIAFCFAILSPDGEIPFIYFDF, encoded by the coding sequence GTGATCTTTCCCACACTGGAATTTTTTCTTTTTTTCGCCTTCGTATTTGTAACACATTGGTATATTTTACCGGCGCTTATTCCGGAGCCCAAATTACGCAAATCACTCATCCATATCTTCCTGCTCATCATGAGTTATATCTTTTATATGAGCTGGAACTGGAAATTTGGGGGTTTGATCTTATTATCCACCGTAATCGATTTCTTTTTAGCGGATCAGATCTTCGAATCCAAGAACCAAGGATTCCGCAAAAAGATGATCGTCATCAGCTTGGTGCTGAACCTTGTATTCATTTTAGGATTTTTTAAATATTACGGATTCTTAAGCGAGAACCTGAACGCACTTCTGCATACTTTAGGCTTCCAAAGTTTATTTCCCGTTCTTAAAATAGTTCTTCCTGTAGGGATTTCATTTTATACATTCCAAAGTTTGAGTTATACGATAGATGTATATAGGGGAGCGATTCCCTCCGAAAAAAATTTCATAAGATTTGCGTTATTCGTTTCCTTCTTCCCTCAGTTGGTGGCCGGGCCTATCGTTACTGCCAAAAGTTTTTTACCTCAACTACAAACAGAGAAGAAGATAGAAGATATCCCTTTTAGGAAAGCGATCCGTTATTTTCTAATGGGATATTTTAAGAAGGTCGTGTTATCGGATAATATATCTCCGATCGCAGATCTGATCTTTAAAAATCCGGATGCGTATTCTACGGAAGCACTTTGGTTAGGAGCATTTCTTTTCTGGGTGCAGGTATATTGTGATTTCAGCGGTTATACAGATATGGCGTATTCCGCGGCACTTCTTCTTGGTTATGAGCTGCCTGAAAACTTTAGAATGCCTTATATTTCTCAGTCGGTCACGGAGCATTGGAGAAGATGGCATATCACTCTTTCCACATGGCTTAGAGACTATGTGTATATCTCATTAGGTGGAAATCGTGTAGGGCTTTTCCGTCATAGATTCAATGTTTGGTTCACAATGTTCGTGGGGGGAATTTGGCATGGAGCCAATTGGACCTTTCTCATCTGGGGCTCCATCCAAGGTGGATTTCTATTAATAGAATCTGTATTAAAAGAATGGAAAGCGAAATGGTTCCCGAGTTTCACAATTTCAGATTCTTGGGATAAGTGGCTAACTCCTGTTAGAGTTTTATATGCAAGCACGGTGGCGGTCACCTTCGGAGTCATCTTCCGATCCGCAAATATAGAATCCGCTCTGAAAATGATCCACGGAATGTATGTCTACCAAAGCGGAGAGCTTAGACCTTATATGTTAAAGCAAGGGATCCCTGCGATACTTTGTGTGATCATCGGACATTATATCGGTTGGCTTCTTTACGAAAAAGGAAAGGAGATCAAGATCCCTGCTTGGCTGGAATTTTCTCTTTATCCATTGATCGCATTTTGTTTTGCGATCTTAAGTCCCGATGGAGAGATTCCTTTTATCTACTTCGACTTCTGA
- a CDS encoding enoyl-CoA hydratase-related protein, which yields MSESLIHLQKEGKLAILEINRPSALNALNEELLNELTSEITNLEKDPAIRVVIITGQGKAFVAGADIAKMKELNVGGAEKFAALGQSTFDRIQKSRLVSIAAVNGFALGGGLELALSCDIRIGSEKAKLGLPEVSLGLIPGFGGTQRLARLIGYGRAAELIFTGDMIGAEEAYRIGILNKLVKDGEDLISTAKATAESILKKGPIAVSTAKSVILNGLDMQLSKGQELEKKEFSNLFSGKESKEGMGAFLEKRPPNF from the coding sequence ATGAGCGAATCACTGATCCATTTACAAAAAGAAGGCAAACTGGCGATTTTAGAGATCAACCGTCCTTCTGCGTTAAACGCATTAAACGAAGAACTATTAAACGAATTAACTAGCGAGATCACTAATCTAGAAAAAGATCCGGCTATTCGCGTGGTGATCATCACCGGCCAAGGAAAAGCATTCGTGGCAGGAGCAGATATTGCCAAGATGAAAGAGCTGAATGTGGGTGGAGCTGAGAAGTTCGCAGCCTTAGGACAAAGCACTTTTGACCGGATCCAAAAGAGTAGATTGGTATCGATCGCAGCAGTGAACGGTTTTGCTTTGGGCGGAGGACTTGAACTTGCACTTTCTTGCGATATCCGTATCGGTTCTGAAAAAGCAAAATTAGGACTTCCAGAAGTTTCTCTCGGCTTAATACCCGGATTCGGTGGAACCCAAAGACTCGCAAGACTGATCGGCTACGGAAGAGCTGCCGAGCTTATTTTCACTGGAGACATGATAGGCGCAGAAGAAGCCTACCGAATTGGAATATTAAATAAACTTGTTAAAGATGGAGAAGACCTAATCTCCACTGCAAAGGCGACTGCCGAATCCATTCTAAAAAAAGGACCTATCGCAGTTTCCACAGCAAAATCAGTAATCCTGAACGGATTAGATATGCAATTATCCAAAGGACAAGAACTGGAGAAAAAAGAATTCTCCAATTTATTCTCCGGAAAAGAATCCAAGGAAGGAATGGGAGCCTTCTTAGAAAAACGTCCTCCTAATTTTTAA
- a CDS encoding PP2C family protein-serine/threonine phosphatase, with product MNLSNKKASGILNPWSFLETEFNYREVSAWKDFVRIDQSFIRLAFFLHFLVYFLVLIPEIRNSPHGTIYFGLILSLNILSLVLSFQRKYLPAVIHGTNFSIIFLVMLILNESFYTFDDLHSLQLYNNYFLLVGFLVLFQMFRLKVKGCFLTATYSIVLHLGFIYFKLKDGPLPGFPLVLFVPDVVYLILSLIGTTIVVIVRRLVRISSELDSEYRFLQHELQIARKVQETLFPEDISIKGFRYEVFRSTPNEIGGDFYDFIQLREGNTGVFLTDIAGHGIASALVASFIKIMVATMPYRLKLHPVRLLEYLDETLLRQFKSHHASAVYIFFDFISREIHFANGGHPYLMHSQNGNDFREIETTGSILGFGIKRPIAELVSLPIASGERLFLYTDGLIENRNPTGKQLGSEGLIEILNRNKSFTDLKQFKEAVQIELSAFFGDAEFEDDTLFLIIEME from the coding sequence ATGAATCTATCCAATAAAAAAGCTAGCGGAATACTTAACCCTTGGTCTTTCCTGGAAACCGAGTTCAATTACAGGGAAGTAAGCGCCTGGAAAGACTTCGTCCGTATCGATCAGTCATTCATTCGACTTGCATTTTTCCTCCACTTCCTCGTCTATTTTTTAGTCTTGATTCCGGAAATACGGAATTCCCCACATGGAACCATCTATTTCGGGCTGATACTAAGTTTAAACATTCTCAGTTTGGTTCTTTCTTTCCAAAGAAAGTATCTTCCTGCAGTCATTCATGGTACAAATTTTAGCATTATTTTTTTAGTGATGCTGATCTTAAACGAATCTTTTTATACCTTCGATGATCTCCATAGTTTACAACTTTATAATAATTACTTCCTGCTCGTCGGATTTTTGGTTTTATTCCAGATGTTCCGACTTAAGGTGAAAGGTTGTTTCCTAACTGCCACCTATTCCATTGTATTACATCTTGGGTTTATTTATTTTAAACTAAAGGATGGTCCTCTTCCCGGATTCCCTTTGGTTCTATTCGTTCCAGACGTGGTCTATTTGATCTTAAGTCTGATTGGAACTACGATTGTAGTAATTGTCAGAAGGTTAGTTCGTATTTCCTCCGAACTGGATTCCGAGTATAGATTCTTGCAGCACGAACTTCAGATCGCGAGAAAAGTGCAGGAGACCTTATTTCCAGAAGATATTAGTATAAAGGGTTTTAGATACGAGGTATTTAGATCCACTCCCAATGAGATCGGCGGGGATTTTTACGATTTTATACAATTAAGGGAAGGAAACACAGGAGTTTTCTTAACCGATATTGCAGGCCACGGAATCGCTTCCGCGTTAGTCGCATCATTTATTAAAATTATGGTCGCGACGATGCCTTATCGTCTAAAGTTACATCCAGTTCGACTATTGGAATATTTAGACGAGACACTTCTAAGACAGTTCAAATCTCATCATGCTTCTGCGGTTTATATATTTTTCGATTTTATTTCCAGAGAGATCCATTTTGCGAATGGAGGACATCCTTATCTAATGCATTCCCAAAACGGAAATGACTTTAGGGAAATCGAAACTACTGGAAGTATATTAGGTTTTGGGATCAAAAGACCGATTGCGGAACTGGTTTCATTACCGATTGCATCCGGAGAAAGGTTGTTTTTATATACTGACGGATTGATAGAGAATAGAAATCCAACAGGAAAACAGCTTGGAAGTGAAGGCCTAATTGAAATCCTGAACAGAAATAAGTCTTTTACCGATTTAAAACAGTTTAAGGAAGCCGTCCAAATCGAATTGTCCGCATTTTTTGGAGACGCTGAATTCGAAGACGACACACTTTTCCTGATCATCGAGATGGAGTAA
- a CDS encoding PilZ domain-containing protein — protein sequence MSEPGQKPRSPRFYPRDFDEYIVQVDSGLITLEGKLGNISESGICILMSGEDLPGSVPIEGSVIERRTGKRLEFLGDVVWKIPKQVDAKRKFLYGIRFRDPLELTESLILINLSLEG from the coding sequence ATGAGTGAGCCCGGCCAAAAACCTAGGAGTCCCAGATTTTATCCCAGAGATTTCGACGAGTACATCGTGCAGGTGGATTCAGGACTCATCACGTTAGAAGGTAAACTCGGAAATATTTCCGAATCCGGTATCTGCATTTTAATGAGCGGAGAAGATCTACCTGGCTCTGTTCCAATCGAAGGTTCAGTCATCGAAAGAAGAACCGGTAAACGTCTTGAATTTTTAGGGGACGTGGTTTGGAAAATCCCAAAACAGGTGGATGCCAAAAGAAAGTTCTTATACGGGATACGTTTTAGAGATCCTTTAGAACTGACAGAGTCTCTTATACTTATCAATCTTTCCTTAGAAGGTTAA
- a CDS encoding DUF3332 family protein — MVKNVLKKIILTLVLVGASFGSLANCFGKFALVRVFYNANDGINVGGGLLAKIVKTVLFYIPFGFLMAIGGFIDFLLFNLIEFWSGSNPVGLNEYDKEGRYAKSFEQDGEKLTLVYTEFGSRLDLTAVSKEGKSETLTAFRSQPGKFFVEREGQLSEIEVTSQSVGSQVILKLTEQGKLKSSKVVEAQSLQDLQLRAAESL, encoded by the coding sequence ATGGTGAAAAACGTTTTAAAAAAAATTATCCTGACCTTGGTACTGGTAGGAGCTAGCTTCGGTTCCTTGGCGAACTGTTTCGGAAAATTCGCACTTGTAAGAGTTTTTTACAATGCTAACGACGGAATCAATGTCGGCGGTGGCCTTCTTGCAAAGATCGTAAAAACGGTTCTATTTTATATTCCTTTCGGATTTTTAATGGCAATCGGTGGATTTATCGACTTTCTTCTTTTCAACCTTATCGAGTTCTGGTCCGGAAGTAACCCTGTAGGACTAAACGAGTACGATAAAGAAGGAAGATACGCAAAATCTTTCGAGCAAGACGGAGAAAAACTTACTTTGGTTTATACTGAATTCGGTTCCAGATTGGATCTGACTGCCGTTTCTAAAGAAGGAAAATCAGAAACTCTGACTGCTTTCCGCTCTCAACCTGGAAAATTTTTCGTAGAGAGAGAAGGACAACTTTCCGAAATCGAAGTTACTTCTCAATCCGTAGGATCCCAAGTGATCTTAAAACTTACTGAACAAGGTAAATTAAAATCTTCTAAAGTAGTTGAAGCTCAAAGCTTGCAAGATCTACAATTGAGAGCCGCAGAGTCTCTTTAA